In Musa acuminata AAA Group cultivar baxijiao chromosome BXJ3-9, Cavendish_Baxijiao_AAA, whole genome shotgun sequence, a single genomic region encodes these proteins:
- the LOC135650037 gene encoding uncharacterized protein LOC135650037, with translation MDFLKVRKFRGIAKLKGRKDPDQERGQLLSEPEEPKDESLDTMSKPPAADPAADGGEDEDDDDFITNEVKRRLKELRKNSFMVLIPEEGNPEEEEEDEEEEEEEESSSSGWRESEVGDGYPWCGFDTMYDEYCERMLFFDKLIARHLKEAGSKGTLGRSPRSLSKKLSMGLRNLSFKKQDEHQEDSENLQQPQEENPSLNLEAAYVAQVCLSWEALHCQYMQLSQKASRQPGNDASYRYAAQAIQHFQVLLQRFIENEPFEQGSRMEIYARARLLLPKLLQVPNLLGMDQKEHVEDDSEEPILATDLIKIVEGPILTFRLFLKMDKKKSGGFFRAHSPRSSLQQVQASLEKKEIKVKELFKKKQGWKKKTWPATMEEVDLLFALIDIKVISRVLRVAQLTKEQLLWCEEKMSKLDLSDNKLCRVGSPLLFPC, from the exons ATGGACTTCCTCAAGGTAAGAAAGTTTCGTGGCATTGCCAAGTTGAAGGGGAGGAAAGATCCGGATCAGGAGCGGGGTCAGTTGCTCTCCGAGCCAGAGGAGCCGAAAGATGAGAGTTTGGATACAATGTCGAAGCCACCTGCTGCCGATCCTGCTGCGGACGGGGGGGAGGATGAGGATGATGACGATTTCATCACGAATGAGGTGAAGAGGCGGCTGAAGGAGCTGAGGAAGAACAGTTTCATGGTGCTTATACCAGAAGAAGGGAAtccggaagaggaggaggaggacgaggaggaggaggaggaagaggagagtagCTCGAGCGGATGGAGGGAATCAGAAGTAGGGGATGGGTATCCATGGTGCGGGTTCGACACAATGTATGACGAGTACTGTGAGCGGATGCTGTTCTTTGATAAGCTGATCGCCCGCCACCTTAAAGAAGCTG GATCTAAGGGGACTCTAGGGCGTTCACCAAGAAGTTTGTCGAAGAAGTTATCCATGGGTCTTCGTAACCTTTCATTCAAGAAGCAAGATGAACATCAAGAGGACTCTGAAAACCTGCAGCAACCACAGGAAGAGAACCCATCCCTGAATCTTGAAGCTGCTTATGTTGCTCAAGTTTGTTTGAGTTGGGAGGCACTTCATTGCCAGTACATGCAACTGAGCCAGAAGGCTTCACGTCAGCCTGGAAATGATGCCTCCTACAGATATGCTGCTCAAGCAATTCAGCACTTCCAGGTTCTGTTGCAGAGATTTATTGAGAATGAGCCATTTGAACAAGGATCCAGGATGGAGATATATGCCCGTGCTCGGCTTTTACTacctaagttgcttcaggtcccaAATCTTCTAG GTATGGATCAGAAAGAACACGTGGAGGATGATTCAGAGGAACCAATTCTCGCCACTGACCTCATTAAGATAGTAGAGGGTCCAATCTTAACGTTCCGCCTTTTTCTGAAGATGGACAAGAAAAAATCAGGTGGCTTCTTTCGGGCTCACAGTCCTCGGAGCTCCCTTCAGCAAGTGCAGGCATCACTTGAAAAG AAGGAGATCAAGGTAAAGGAActattcaagaagaagcaaggaTGGAAGAAGAAAACCTGGCCAGCAACCATGGAGGAAGTGGACTTGCTTTTTGCTCTCATCGACATCAAAGTCATATCAAGGGTTCTGAGGGTGGCACAACTCACCAAAGAGCAGTTGTTATGGTGTGAAGAAAAAATGAGCAAGCTTGATCTGTCAGATAACAAGCTCTGCAGAGTCGGCTCCCCGCTCCTCTTCCCGTGCTGA
- the LOC135648668 gene encoding large ribosomal subunit protein P3-like, with amino-acid sequence MGVFTFVCRSSGGEWSAKQLSGDLEGSAASTFALQRQLVQAALAVDSSGGVQSSFSMVSPTSAVFQVIIGGGGGGGAFIGGGAPSVGAAAGGGAAAPEAPPAEEKKEEKEESDDDMGFSLFD; translated from the exons ATGGGCGTGTTCACCTTCGTGTGCCGTAGCTCCGGTGGGGAGTGGAGCGCGAAGCAGCTCTCCGGTGACCTCGAGGGCTCGGCCGCTTCGACCTTCGCCCTCCAGCGGCAGCTCGTGCAAGCCGCGCTGGCCGTCGACTCGTCCGGCGGGGTTCAATCCTCCTTCTCCATGGTCTCCCCTACATCTGCTGTGTTCCAG GTAATAATAGGCGGAGGTGGTGGCGGTGGGGCGTTCATCGGAGGTGGTGCCCCCTCAGTTGGTGCTGCAGCTGGTGGCGGTGCTGCTGCTCCCGAGGCACCTCCCGctgaggagaagaaagaagagaaagaggagagcGACGACGATATGGGTTTCTCCCTCTTTGATTAG
- the LOC135649404 gene encoding auxin-induced protein 6B-like, translating into MRTAMKKVEKIRQIVQLKQVMRRWRALSLRRHGGEANKAEGEAGSGRPVRSGFLAVYVGPERRRFVIPTRFLNLPVFAALLQRAEEEYGFPPAGGLALPCDPAFFRWVLDALDRDEPRLGSLTLEDFYTLFADLGAAAAASPCREPVAYNGFSPLLPKTKAR; encoded by the coding sequence ATGAGGACAGCCATGAAGAAAGTGGAGAAGATCCGGCAGATCGTGCAGCTGAAGCAGGTGATGCGGCGGTGGAGGGCACTGAGTCTTCGGCGCCACGGCGGGGAGGCTAACAAGGCGGAGGGCGAGGCAGGGTCGGGGAGGCCCGTCCGGTCTGGGTTCCTGGCGGTGTACGTGGGGCCGGAGCGTCGGCGGTTCGTGATCCCGACCCGGTTCCTCAACCTGCCGGTGTTCGCCGCCCTGCTGCAGCGGGCGGAGGAGGAGTACGGGTTCCCCCCCGCCGGCGGTCTGGCCCTCCCCTGCGACCCGGCCTTCTTCAGGTGGGTGCTCGACGCGCTCGACCGGGACGAGCCCCGGCTCGGCTCCCTCACCCTCGAGGACTTCTACACCCTCTTCGCTGACctcggcgccgccgccgccgcttcccCATGCCGCGAGCCCGTCGCTTACAACGGCTTCTCCCCTCTCCTCCCCAAGACCAAGGCTCGATAA